The Candidatus Effluviviaceae Genus V sp. genomic interval ACCCGCCACGCCACCCGTGCCGCAGGGACGAACGCTAGCTCCTGGCCGGCGGACAGACCTGCTCCCCGTCCGCCGTGATCTCACTCCGCCAGGTGTTCCGGACCATCTCGACAACGTTGTCCGGAATCGGAACGTAGTGCTTCTGGATCGCCATCTGGTCGCCGTGGTCGTAGCACCAGTCGAAGAACTCGAGCATGGCCTTCGCCTTCTCAGCGTCGTCCTGCTGCGCGTAGACGAGGATGAACGAGGCGCCGACGATCGGCCAACTCTCCTCACCGGGCTGATCGGTCAGTACGAGGTAGTATCCCTCCGTGTTCTCCCAGTCGGCGTTGGCGGCCGCCGCCTGGAACGACTCGATCGTGGGCTCGACCCACTGCCCGTCGCGGTTCCGGAGCGTGATGTGCGCAAGCTCGTTCTGCACCGCGAAGGCGAACTCGACGTAGCCGACCGAGCCGTTGACGCGCTGAACGTACGCGGCGATGCCGGGGTTCCCCTTCGCACCGACGCCGGTGGGCCAGTTGACGAGCTTCCCGCGACCGATCTTTTCGTGCCAGCTCTCCGAGACCTTGTCGAGGAAATCGGTGAAGATCCACGTCGTGCCCGAGCCCTCGGCGCGATGCACGACGGTGATCGGATCGTTCGGGAGATCGAGATCAGGGTTCAGCGACGTAATGGCCTCGTCGTCCCAGAACGTGATCTCGCCCGCGAAGACCGACGCCAGGACCTCTGTCGAGAGCTGGAGCTCGCCCGGGCCGATTCCTCTGATGTTGCAGATCGGCACAACGCCGCCGATGATCATCGGGAACTGTACAAGACCGGCCTCCTCGAGCTCGGGCCCCTCGACCGGCGCGTCGGTGGCCCCGAAGTCGACGGTCGCATCCTTGATCTGACGGATGCCACCGCTTGAGCCGATGCCCTGGTAGTTCACCTGGACGTTCTTGAGCTGGTTGTACTGGTACATCCAGACGGCGTAGATCGGCTCGGGGAACGTGGCGCCGGCGCCGATGAGCTTCATCTGCGCACTCGCGGGTCCGACGGTGATCGCAAGCAGCAGAACCCCCACGACCGCGGCGGTCCATGTCGCTCTGGTCATTGTCCCTCCCTCGTTGCTCCGACCGGGTGCGCGCACGGACAGCCTACACACCTCTCGTGAGCTCCGTGTCAGAAGCCCGTCAGAAGCGCGTGTCGTACCGGGCTACGTACTCCGATCAGAAATCGAACTGCAGTCTCGTGACGAAGGCATCGGCACAGCCGATCTCCTCGTCGTCCGCGTCCTTCACCATCGCCAGAACGTAGTTGCACATCATCCGCGCGTTCGCGTGGAAGTACCAGTTGACCCCGAGCGACACATCGTCGAGCCGCCCGCCGTAGACGCCGGCGTTCTCGTCGTTGAGGTCGAGGCTCGAGTACCTGATGGCCAGCGCGACCGCGCCGAGGCCGCCGTCCTCGAACAGGACCTCTTCGGGTGCCGTGCGCGACCAGTTGCCTCCGCCGTACGCGCGCCGCTCGCCCGTGACAAAGTACCCCGCCTGCAGGTAGTACCCCGTGAATGCCGCATCATCCTGGAGACCGATGCGATCCGGGTCGACCATCTCGTCCTCGTCGCTCGACACGGCGGCGTTCAGGAACTCGGCGGCGCAATGGAACGGCCCGTAGACGGCCGCGACCTCGCCGCCCAACCTGATGACGTGCTCGACGTTCGCCATCGAACCGGTGTCGATCAGGTAGGCCGACATGTGGTTCTCGGGACGCGCGCGGAAGCGGAGCGACTCCTCCGGCTTCTGATAGTTCCCGGAGAGCCCTATGTGGACGAACATGTTCTCGTCCGGCGCGCCGAACGGCACGAAGGCGAGCCTGCCGGCGAGGCTGTAGTCGTCGTCACCGGACTTCTCCGCCATCGAGTCGGTCGTCAGGAAGAAGCCTGCCTGCCAGAGCCCGCGCCCCTCCATGAAGCCGCGATGCGCCATGAGACCGGCGTTCCGGAACGGCGCCAGCGCCGTCGGAAGCGCCGGCTCCAGGAACGTGTAGTACTTCGAGCTCATCTGTGACTGGAGCCCGACCGGCTCGAAGAAATAGCCGGCGCGCAGGTTGTGAACGACAGGGACCTCGGAGACCTCGAGATAGGAGTGCTTGAGGCAATAGCTGTCGCCGGCAGCGAAGTCCCAGCTCAGCTTGAATGCCATCCTCGGATAGATGTGGCCGGACGCCTCGACGCGCGCCGTGCGCGTCTCGGTGCCGTTCTCGAACACGCCGGCGTACATCTCAAGATCGTCGTCGACGTTCGACCAGGCGCCGGCGTCCCACATGAACCGTCCGCCTATCGTCACATCCTCGACGCCGGCCGCCGCCGTGCTGAAGGACACGCAGAGCGCGAGACCAACGAGAGCAAGAGTCCTCGCCACGATCGCCCCCCTTCAATCGTGAGCCGCCTCAGGGCCACGCTCCACCTCACCGTGGCGACCGGGGCGGTGCCCCGTTCGAGAAGGCGCGGCGGGCGCAGACTCTTCTCTGTTTGAACCCCTCCCGGCAGCGTGCGGCTCGCTCCGTTCCGGGCACAGTAGCCTTATACAATCAGAAGGGGATGAGATGCGTGTTAGGATTGCGTTAGCGGAAAGCAGAAGAGTCAGGGGTTCGGCAAGTAGATGGTGAAGGTGCTGCCCCTCCCGGGCTCGCTCAGGACGGCGATGTGCCCACCATGCGCCTGCACGATGTGCTTCGCGATGGCGAGACCCAGCCCTGTGCCGCCGAGCCGGCGGCTCCTGGCCTTGTCGACCCTGTAGAAGCGCTCGAAGATGCGCTCCAGATGCTCACTGTCGATCCCGGTACCCCGGTCACACACGCGGATGAACACCTCGTCACCGTCCTCGCCGCCCTCGATGTGGACCGTGCTTCCCTGCTCGGAGTACTTGATGGCGTTGTCCAGGAGGTTCGCGACGGCGTGCTCCAGGAGTTGCGGGTTGACCCTCGCGGCGACGGACGGCCCGCAACGCACCGTCACGTCGATGCTCCGCTCCCGAGCCGACGCGGCGAGGTCCTCAACGGCCTTCTCGATGATCTCACGGAGTGCGACGTCCCGCTGTCCCGCGAGCGACTCCTCGGGGTCCTGCTCGATGCGTGACAGATACAGGAGGTCCTCGATGATCGCGTTCAGTCGGTCGACATGCTTCAGGACGATCGTCAGGAATCGCTGCGTCTCTCGCGGCTCCGAGCACGCACCGTCGATGAGCGTCTCAACGAACCCCTTGATGGACGTGATCGGCGTCCGAAGCTCGTGCGACACGTTGGCGACGAAGTCGCGCCGAACGTTCTCAAGCCGTCGCATCCTGGTCATGTCGTTCAGGACGAGAACGGCGCCGACCTGCCGGCCCTGCCCGTCACGGAGTGCCGTTCCATGTGCCTGGAGGTATCTCTCCTCACCGGCTCTCGGCTCGATGCCGGCCTCGACGGCACCGTCGCTCGCCAGCGCCTTGCTCGCCAAGTCCTGAACATCCGTGTTCCGGATGACCTCCTGGATCGGCCGTCCTCTGGCCTTGGTCGCGTCGACGTCGAACATCTCGGCCGCCGCCCGGTTGATGGCGATGATGCGCTCTCCCGGATCGACGGCGATGACGCCCTCCACCATGCTCGAGAAGACCGCCTCAGACTCCGCCCGTTGGTGAGAGATCGTCCGGATCCTCACGTCTAGCTCCGCCGCCATGGCGTTCAGGGACTCCGCGAGACTCGCCAGCTCCTCGGCCTTCGGGACCGGGAGGTCGTGCTGGAGCTCGCCCCTGGCGAAGCGCGTCGCGCCTCGTTCCATGTTCTCCAGCGGGCGCGCGATGCGGCGCGAGACGAAGAAGCTGAGGACCGCGGCCAGAACGATCATGAGGAGGGCCGCCAGACCGATGGGGCGCAGGAGAAGCCCGATCTCCGACTCGACAGCGGTCGTCGGGAGCGAGGTCCTCACGACGGCGGCAACCTCGCCGTCACGCGTGACCGGGACGGCGGCGTAGACCCTCCTGTGCTGCAGCGTGTGACTGAAGCGGCGGGATGAGCCGACCTGCCCCGCGTAGGCCGCGATGATCTCGGGCCTGTCGGCGTGGTTCTCCATGAGGAGCGGGTTCTTATGGGAATCGGCGATGACGACGCCGTTCGGTAGGATGACCGTCACGCGGACACCGGCGCGCTCGGCCAGGTCCGCCGAGATGGCGTTGACCGTGTCGGGAGGGCGGGCGGTGATGTCCGGGCCCAGCCGTTCGACCAGCACCCGGGCGAGCGATTCGAGGTGCAGCGTGGTCTGGTCGTAGTGGAAGTTCGTCAGCGCAACGATGGCGTACCAGCTGACCGCCGCGAGCGTGGCGACCACGAGCAGCAGATACGAGGGAAAGAGGTGCCATACGAGCTTGCGCCTCTTCATCT includes:
- a CDS encoding HAMP domain-containing protein, which codes for MKRRKLVWHLFPSYLLLVVATLAAVSWYAIVALTNFHYDQTTLHLESLARVLVERLGPDITARPPDTVNAISADLAERAGVRVTVILPNGVVIADSHKNPLLMENHADRPEIIAAYAGQVGSSRRFSHTLQHRRVYAAVPVTRDGEVAAVVRTSLPTTAVESEIGLLLRPIGLAALLMIVLAAVLSFFVSRRIARPLENMERGATRFARGELQHDLPVPKAEELASLAESLNAMAAELDVRIRTISHQRAESEAVFSSMVEGVIAVDPGERIIAINRAAAEMFDVDATKARGRPIQEVIRNTDVQDLASKALASDGAVEAGIEPRAGEERYLQAHGTALRDGQGRQVGAVLVLNDMTRMRRLENVRRDFVANVSHELRTPITSIKGFVETLIDGACSEPRETQRFLTIVLKHVDRLNAIIEDLLYLSRIEQDPEESLAGQRDVALREIIEKAVEDLAASARERSIDVTVRCGPSVAARVNPQLLEHAVANLLDNAIKYSEQGSTVHIEGGEDGDEVFIRVCDRGTGIDSEHLERIFERFYRVDKARSRRLGGTGLGLAIAKHIVQAHGGHIAVLSEPGRGSTFTIYLPNP
- the pstS gene encoding phosphate ABC transporter substrate-binding protein PstS → MTRATWTAAVVGVLLLAITVGPASAQMKLIGAGATFPEPIYAVWMYQYNQLKNVQVNYQGIGSSGGIRQIKDATVDFGATDAPVEGPELEEAGLVQFPMIIGGVVPICNIRGIGPGELQLSTEVLASVFAGEITFWDDEAITSLNPDLDLPNDPITVVHRAEGSGTTWIFTDFLDKVSESWHEKIGRGKLVNWPTGVGAKGNPGIAAYVQRVNGSVGYVEFAFAVQNELAHITLRNRDGQWVEPTIESFQAAAANADWENTEGYYLVLTDQPGEESWPIVGASFILVYAQQDDAEKAKAMLEFFDWCYDHGDQMAIQKHYVPIPDNVVEMVRNTWRSEITADGEQVCPPARS